One genomic window of Pigmentiphaga litoralis includes the following:
- a CDS encoding glucan biosynthesis protein G, whose translation MTESSTIAHRAYARLTRSFIVGLLAVSGAVSATSAHAFNFYDVARRAKELSNEKFKAPTSALPRELRDLKFADYQQIQLKREKYHWADNKSPFELVFHHQGMYFDLPIKINEVDAEGVREIKYDPNDFDFGPRKPDAKALNNLGFAGFKVLYPLNNSKKPDDEIASFLGASYFRVIGKGQQYGISARGLAIDTAVPSGEEFPRFREFWVSRPANSDKHIVIYALLDSPRATGAFRFTINPGEDTTVDVKSRVYLRAPVAKLGIAPMASMFLYGSNQPTTSSNFRSELHDSDGLAFHAGNGEWLWRPLNNPRRLSTSSFGMENPKGFGLQQRGREFSRYEDIDDRYETRPSLWVEPSGNWGKGRVELIEIPTADETNDNIVAFWVPENQPKPGAALDLDYTLRFTRNEAKLQDPKLARVIQTLRSAGELKGADLIRRADGSLALMIDFTAPATARKNDPPVPVSLSFSNNGNADVMENSLRHNPVTGGWRVTLRLKVKDPTKPVEMRAALVNGQTQVSETWSYQLPANETAE comes from the coding sequence GTGACTGAGTCTTCCACTATTGCCCATCGCGCGTACGCCCGACTGACCCGTTCGTTCATCGTGGGTCTGTTGGCCGTTTCCGGGGCCGTGAGTGCCACATCTGCGCACGCGTTCAATTTCTATGATGTCGCCCGGCGAGCCAAAGAGCTCTCCAATGAAAAGTTCAAGGCTCCGACCAGCGCCCTGCCGCGGGAGTTGCGCGACCTGAAGTTCGCCGACTACCAGCAGATCCAGCTCAAGCGCGAGAAATACCATTGGGCCGACAACAAGTCGCCCTTCGAACTCGTGTTCCATCACCAGGGCATGTACTTCGACCTGCCCATCAAGATCAATGAAGTGGATGCCGAAGGCGTCCGCGAGATCAAGTACGACCCGAACGACTTCGACTTCGGACCGCGCAAGCCCGACGCCAAGGCGCTCAACAACCTGGGCTTTGCCGGCTTCAAGGTGCTGTACCCGCTCAACAATTCGAAAAAGCCCGACGACGAGATCGCCTCGTTCCTGGGCGCCAGCTATTTCCGCGTGATCGGCAAGGGCCAGCAATATGGCATCTCGGCCCGCGGTCTGGCCATCGATACGGCGGTGCCATCGGGCGAAGAATTTCCGCGCTTTCGCGAGTTCTGGGTGTCCCGTCCGGCCAATTCCGACAAGCACATCGTGATCTACGCGCTGCTGGACTCGCCGCGCGCCACGGGCGCTTTCCGCTTCACGATCAATCCGGGCGAAGACACCACGGTGGACGTCAAGTCGCGGGTGTACCTGCGCGCGCCGGTCGCCAAGCTCGGCATTGCGCCCATGGCCAGCATGTTCCTGTATGGATCGAACCAGCCGACCACGTCGTCGAACTTCCGGTCCGAACTGCATGATTCCGATGGCCTGGCCTTCCATGCCGGCAATGGCGAATGGCTGTGGCGTCCGCTGAACAATCCACGCCGCCTGTCGACCAGTTCGTTCGGAATGGAAAATCCGAAGGGCTTCGGCTTGCAGCAGCGCGGCCGCGAATTCAGCCGCTATGAAGATATCGATGACCGCTACGAAACCCGTCCTTCCTTGTGGGTCGAGCCGAGCGGCAATTGGGGCAAGGGCCGGGTCGAGCTGATCGAGATCCCGACCGCCGACGAAACCAACGACAACATCGTGGCGTTCTGGGTGCCTGAAAACCAGCCCAAGCCGGGCGCGGCGCTGGACCTGGACTACACGCTGCGCTTCACGCGCAACGAAGCCAAGCTGCAGGACCCAAAGCTGGCGCGCGTGATCCAGACCCTACGGTCGGCCGGCGAGCTGAAAGGCGCCGACCTGATCCGCCGCGCCGATGGCAGCCTGGCGCTGATGATCGATTTCACGGCGCCGGCGACGGCCCGCAAGAATGATCCGCCGGTGCCGGTGTCGCTCAGCTTTTCCAACAACGGCAATGCCGACGTGATGGAAAACAGCCTGCGCCACAACCCGGTCACGGGTGGCTGGCGCGTGACGCTGCGCCTGAAGGTCAAGGACCCCACCAAACCGGTCGAGATGCGCGCTGCGCTGGTCAATGGCCAGACGCAGGTATCGGAAACCTGGAGCTATCAATTGCCCGCCAACGAGACGGCTGAATGA
- a CDS encoding LeuD/DmdB family oxidoreductase small subunit, whose product MSSTIPAGRNVIRGTAYVLGDNIDTDQILTAEYLKINPSTPDGYAELGKLAMCGLPDDALPFVDPATGACAYTVIIAGANFGCGSSREHAVIALGSAGIQAVVAQSFARIFFRNCVSTGEVLPVVAQAALNDTVRTGDEVEVHVDDGRVVVQARGVNVPTEPVGELADIVTAGGLFAYARATGRMPARV is encoded by the coding sequence ATGTCATCCACTATCCCGGCCGGCCGCAACGTCATTCGCGGCACCGCCTATGTTCTTGGCGACAACATCGATACCGACCAGATCCTGACGGCCGAGTATCTCAAGATCAATCCGTCCACCCCCGACGGCTACGCCGAACTCGGCAAGCTCGCCATGTGCGGCCTGCCCGACGACGCCCTGCCCTTTGTCGATCCGGCAACCGGCGCCTGTGCCTATACGGTCATCATCGCGGGCGCGAACTTTGGCTGCGGCTCGTCGCGCGAACACGCGGTGATCGCGCTGGGGTCGGCCGGCATCCAGGCCGTGGTGGCGCAGTCCTTCGCGCGCATCTTCTTTCGCAATTGCGTGTCGACGGGCGAGGTCCTGCCCGTGGTCGCGCAGGCGGCCTTGAACGACACGGTGCGCACGGGCGACGAGGTCGAAGTGCATGTGGATGACGGCCGTGTCGTGGTGCAGGCGCGCGGCGTCAACGTGCCGACCGAACCCGTGGGCGAACTGGCCGACATCGTGACGGCGGGCGGCTTGTTCGCGTATGCCCGGGCTACCGGGCGGATGCCGGCGCGGGTGTAA
- a CDS encoding response regulator transcription factor has protein sequence MIALLPRVLIIEDDLTISANLCAFMEAKGFSVDVAYDGASALYRLGADSFDAILLDIGLPGLDGITVLRRLRTELRLATPVLLVTARDELSDKLDAFSHGADDYVTKPYALAEVEARLRALLNRASGVVANPVREFGRLAFDARTRSVKVAGKPVKLTPKGSRIVEVLIRDPGRVVPRSELESALWGDDVPERDALRSQIHLLRKALADAGFDGLDTVHGVGYRLADTAGDA, from the coding sequence ATGATCGCGCTGCTTCCCCGGGTCCTCATCATCGAGGACGACCTTACGATTTCGGCCAACCTGTGCGCCTTCATGGAAGCCAAGGGCTTTTCGGTGGATGTCGCGTATGACGGCGCGTCGGCGCTGTACCGGCTGGGCGCCGACAGCTTCGACGCGATCCTGCTCGATATCGGCTTGCCGGGCCTGGACGGCATTACCGTGCTGCGGCGCCTTCGCACGGAACTGCGGCTGGCCACGCCCGTGCTGCTGGTCACGGCGCGCGACGAACTGAGCGACAAGCTGGACGCCTTTTCGCACGGCGCCGACGATTACGTGACCAAGCCCTATGCACTGGCCGAAGTCGAAGCGCGGCTGCGGGCGCTGCTGAACCGGGCCAGCGGCGTGGTGGCCAACCCCGTGCGCGAATTCGGCCGACTGGCGTTTGACGCGCGGACGCGGTCGGTCAAAGTGGCGGGCAAACCCGTCAAGCTGACGCCCAAAGGCAGCCGCATCGTTGAAGTCCTGATCCGCGACCCGGGCCGGGTGGTGCCCCGCAGCGAACTGGAATCGGCCTTGTGGGGGGACGACGTGCCCGAACGCGACGCGCTGCGCAGCCAGATCCATCTGCTGCGCAAGGCGTTGGCCGACGCGGGCTTTGACGGGCTCGACACCGTGCATGGCGTGGGCTACCGGCTGGCCGATACGGCGGGGGACGCGTAA
- a CDS encoding sensor histidine kinase, which produces MTLKQRVTWALTGAVALFVALQAALVYLVLDEQEDALVDQIVTTEATRLVQRLALGEVVPPASGPLELGPSLKAWVAPPGGTHDEIPESIQALAPGAYQVNPDESVWHVIVTDSPSGRVFVRYDATDNEERVYEFGAILLGLWLACSLAGFWLSRSVAGLILRPMMEVTDRVSGWAPGAPAIKVDRDDEAGRLIEAFSRVQDRVEQSIAQEREFSANLSHEVRTPLTSIRTDAEMAALDADVSPPLRDRLSRIMQNVDEIGSTLETARAISSAEAGPRTPVVLAECLDDAWSGLSERGQRAGLVLVNELPPTAVAELDRYGLLIVLRNLIRNAIDHAAPATLRVTAQGSGLVVTDDGPGIGAPDLPFVFERYYRGRWKDRMETGAPEAAGRERGLGLAIAKRVCDTQGWKLTVTSSTEGDTHHTAFSLQFG; this is translated from the coding sequence ATGACCCTGAAGCAGCGGGTGACGTGGGCGCTGACCGGCGCCGTGGCCCTGTTCGTGGCGTTGCAGGCGGCGCTGGTCTACCTGGTGCTGGACGAACAGGAAGATGCGCTGGTCGACCAGATCGTGACGACCGAAGCCACGCGGCTGGTGCAGCGGCTGGCGCTGGGCGAAGTCGTGCCGCCCGCCAGTGGCCCGCTCGAACTCGGGCCGAGCCTGAAGGCCTGGGTGGCGCCGCCCGGGGGCACACATGACGAGATCCCCGAAAGCATCCAGGCCCTGGCGCCGGGGGCCTACCAGGTCAACCCCGATGAATCGGTGTGGCACGTGATCGTGACCGACTCGCCCTCGGGCCGCGTGTTCGTGCGCTACGACGCCACCGACAATGAAGAACGGGTGTATGAGTTCGGCGCGATCCTGCTGGGACTGTGGCTGGCCTGTTCGCTGGCCGGGTTCTGGCTGTCGCGATCGGTGGCCGGGTTGATCCTGCGGCCGATGATGGAAGTGACGGACCGCGTGTCGGGCTGGGCGCCGGGCGCGCCCGCGATCAAGGTGGATCGCGATGACGAAGCCGGCCGCCTGATCGAAGCCTTCAGCCGCGTGCAGGACCGGGTCGAACAATCCATTGCGCAGGAACGCGAGTTCTCGGCCAACCTGAGTCATGAAGTCCGCACGCCGCTCACATCGATCCGCACCGATGCCGAGATGGCTGCCCTGGACGCAGACGTCTCGCCACCGCTGCGCGACCGGCTATCGCGCATCATGCAGAACGTCGACGAGATCGGGTCGACCCTGGAAACCGCGCGCGCCATCAGCAGCGCCGAAGCCGGCCCCCGCACCCCGGTGGTCCTGGCCGAATGCCTGGACGACGCCTGGAGCGGCCTGAGCGAACGCGGGCAGCGCGCGGGCCTGGTGCTGGTGAACGAACTGCCGCCCACCGCCGTGGCGGAACTGGATCGGTATGGCCTGCTGATCGTGCTGCGCAACCTGATCCGCAACGCGATCGACCACGCGGCGCCGGCCACCTTGCGTGTCACGGCGCAAGGCAGCGGGCTGGTGGTGACGGACGATGGCCCCGGCATCGGGGCGCCCGATCTGCCCTTCGTGTTCGAACGCTACTACCGCGGGCGTTGGAAGGACCGGATGGAAACCGGGGCGCCCGAAGCGGCCGGCCGCGAACGCGGGCTGGGCCTGGCCATTGCCAAACGCGTGTGCGACACGCAAGGATGGAAGCTGACGGTCACGTCCAGCACCGAGGGCGACACGCACCATACGGCGTTTTCTTTGCAATTCGGTTGA
- a CDS encoding LTA synthase family protein, which yields MSSVKTLPPAAALLPVSAPLSLRNGRLALFGLVWLAYLATSFITRVVLSAVSLHDGLVSWAMLPRAFAMGMLLDSVTGLYLCGGLAVYLWLAPRRLFASRFGRRLVFAGFVVTIAAFVYLVAAEVFFFDEFNARFNYTAVEYLIYPTEVFTNIRESYPVGRALLTAISIGLSATFLLRHRIRQAFQDDAGTLRLRTLAMLVFGVLVALSLEGLSLQNAQGANTNRISGELADNGVYSFFSALKNADIDYDRYYATLSDTDAAVRLRRLVQQSNTQFLPPSVTTHPLARQVDNSDLGPPRKLHVIVLLQESLGSEFVGSLGGRDLTPNVDRIARDGVSFTHLYASGTRTVRGMEALTTSLAPVPPEAVVKRSHNEGLFNLSTVARRAGYAPTFIYGGYGTFDNMNAFFGGNGWRVVDRVDMPKPRFSNIWGIADEELMDNALDVFDQQVAHGEKIFSVVMSTSNHKPFTFPEGIAGVQAKGGGRDAGVRYADYAIGKFYDKLKTRPWYRDTVLVVTGDHGARVYGRAQIPVPTYSVPFIVHAPAYLAPQRVDTLASQIDIGPTLLGMLHLSYESRLPGRDILRMKPEDGYAVFNHNRNIAMLRGDQIATLGFGKTVQTETYDAASGELRPAPHNPVLEQDAQAMFQMSYDLFATGRQRE from the coding sequence GTGTCGTCCGTCAAAACCCTGCCGCCTGCCGCGGCCCTGCTGCCCGTCAGCGCGCCGCTGTCCTTGCGCAATGGGCGCCTGGCCCTGTTCGGCCTGGTGTGGCTGGCCTATCTGGCCACCTCGTTCATCACCCGCGTGGTGCTGTCGGCCGTCAGCCTGCATGACGGACTGGTCAGCTGGGCCATGCTGCCGCGCGCCTTTGCCATGGGCATGCTGCTCGATTCGGTCACTGGCCTCTATCTGTGCGGCGGTCTGGCCGTGTACCTGTGGCTCGCGCCGCGCCGCCTGTTCGCGTCGCGATTCGGACGCCGCCTGGTGTTCGCGGGCTTTGTCGTGACCATTGCCGCCTTCGTGTATCTGGTGGCCGCCGAGGTCTTCTTTTTTGACGAGTTCAACGCGCGCTTCAACTACACCGCCGTCGAATACCTGATCTACCCCACCGAAGTCTTCACCAATATCCGTGAATCCTATCCGGTCGGGCGTGCCTTGCTGACGGCGATATCGATCGGGCTGAGCGCGACCTTTCTGCTGCGCCATCGCATCCGCCAGGCCTTCCAGGATGACGCCGGCACCCTGCGCCTGCGCACGCTGGCCATGCTTGTCTTCGGCGTGCTGGTCGCGTTGTCGCTCGAAGGCCTGTCCTTGCAGAATGCGCAAGGCGCCAACACCAATCGCATCTCGGGCGAGCTGGCCGACAACGGTGTGTACTCGTTCTTCAGTGCACTGAAGAATGCCGACATCGACTACGACCGCTACTACGCCACCCTGTCGGACACCGATGCCGCGGTGCGCCTGCGTCGTCTCGTGCAGCAGTCCAACACGCAATTCCTGCCGCCGTCGGTCACGACCCATCCCCTGGCGCGCCAGGTCGACAACAGCGACCTGGGGCCGCCGCGCAAGCTGCACGTGATCGTGCTGCTGCAGGAATCGCTGGGCTCGGAATTTGTCGGCAGCCTGGGGGGCCGCGACCTGACGCCGAACGTGGATCGCATCGCGCGCGACGGCGTCAGCTTCACGCACCTGTATGCCAGCGGCACGCGCACCGTGCGCGGCATGGAAGCCCTGACCACCTCGCTCGCACCCGTGCCCCCCGAAGCCGTCGTCAAACGCAGCCACAACGAAGGCCTGTTCAACCTGTCGACCGTGGCCCGCCGCGCAGGCTATGCGCCCACCTTCATCTATGGCGGCTACGGCACCTTCGACAACATGAACGCGTTCTTTGGCGGTAACGGCTGGCGCGTGGTGGATCGGGTGGACATGCCCAAGCCCCGCTTTTCCAACATCTGGGGCATTGCCGACGAAGAACTGATGGACAACGCACTGGACGTGTTCGACCAGCAAGTCGCCCATGGCGAAAAGATCTTTTCGGTGGTGATGAGCACGTCCAACCACAAGCCCTTCACGTTCCCGGAAGGCATCGCGGGCGTGCAGGCCAAGGGCGGTGGCCGGGACGCCGGCGTGCGTTACGCCGACTACGCGATCGGCAAGTTCTACGACAAGCTCAAGACCCGGCCGTGGTATCGCGACACGGTGCTGGTGGTGACCGGCGATCACGGCGCGCGCGTCTATGGCCGCGCCCAGATCCCCGTGCCGACCTATTCGGTCCCGTTCATCGTGCACGCCCCGGCCTACCTTGCGCCCCAACGCGTGGACACCCTGGCCAGCCAGATCGACATCGGCCCGACCCTGCTGGGCATGCTGCATCTGTCCTACGAGTCACGCCTGCCCGGCCGCGACATCCTGCGCATGAAGCCGGAGGACGGCTACGCCGTGTTCAACCACAACCGCAACATTGCGATGCTGCGCGGCGATCAGATCGCGACCCTGGGCTTCGGCAAGACGGTGCAGACCGAGACCTACGACGCCGCATCAGGCGAGCTGCGCCCCGCCCCGCACAACCCCGTGCTGGAACAGGACGCGCAGGCCATGTTCCAGATGTCGTATGACCTGTTCGCGACGGGGCGGCAGCGGGAATAG
- the ggt gene encoding gamma-glutamyltransferase, with protein sequence MTCRSLLATLLTALALCAGGKSAWADASVDANPEAATGVTAKALVTARHLMAATAHPLATDAAYVTLRRGGSAVDAAIAAQMVLTLVEPQSSGIGGGAFLLHYAAKDGAVRFFDGRETAPARVNEDLFMRNGRPMPFFDAVNSGKSVGVPGVLRMLELAHRRHGKLPWADLFQPAIAMAEDGFLVTPRLAGLIAGSDALARQPAARAYFFRPDGTPLQVGDRLRNPALAATLRAIAAHGADAFYIGALAGRMVDAVASHPVPGTLSRQDLSSYTALEREPVCAPYRHYRVCGASPPSSGGIAIAQMLGILAHTPIDRLAPNSVDAVHIFSEAGRLAYADRERYVADPAFQPVPVDAMIAPGYLAQRAALISPTRSMGRAAPGDPVPGGLVRLGLDDTPELPSTTHLSIVDADGNAVAMTSTIEQAFGSKIFVDGFLLNNELTDFSLSPSDPQGRRVANRVEPGKRPRSTMAPTIVLAPSNDGRPPRLRLVVGSPGGSAIVNYVAQTIVANLDWGLDIQAAVSLPHRGSRNRETELEAATGLDSLIPALEKRGHHVTLHEFPSGVHAIAITPDGGLQSGADPRREGTALGR encoded by the coding sequence CTGACCTGTCGATCGCTGTTGGCGACCCTGCTGACCGCGCTGGCGCTTTGCGCCGGCGGGAAAAGTGCGTGGGCCGACGCCAGTGTCGACGCCAATCCCGAAGCCGCCACCGGGGTGACCGCCAAGGCGCTGGTGACGGCGCGCCACCTGATGGCCGCGACCGCCCACCCGCTGGCGACCGACGCCGCCTACGTGACGCTGCGGCGCGGCGGCAGTGCCGTCGATGCGGCGATTGCGGCGCAAATGGTGCTGACCCTGGTGGAGCCGCAATCGTCGGGCATCGGCGGCGGCGCGTTCCTGCTGCACTATGCGGCCAAGGATGGCGCGGTGCGATTCTTTGACGGCCGCGAGACGGCCCCCGCGCGGGTCAATGAAGACCTCTTTATGCGCAATGGCCGCCCCATGCCGTTCTTTGACGCCGTCAACAGCGGCAAGTCGGTCGGGGTGCCGGGTGTGCTGCGCATGCTGGAACTGGCGCATCGCCGGCACGGCAAGCTGCCCTGGGCCGACCTGTTCCAGCCCGCGATCGCCATGGCTGAAGACGGCTTTCTGGTCACGCCGCGCCTGGCCGGACTGATCGCCGGCAGCGACGCCCTGGCGCGCCAGCCGGCCGCCAGGGCCTACTTCTTTCGCCCCGATGGCACGCCGCTGCAGGTGGGCGACCGCCTGCGCAACCCTGCCCTGGCCGCCACCTTGCGCGCGATTGCCGCCCACGGCGCCGACGCCTTCTATATAGGCGCGCTGGCCGGCCGCATGGTGGACGCCGTGGCCAGCCACCCGGTGCCAGGCACCCTGTCTCGCCAGGACCTGTCGTCCTACACCGCGCTGGAACGCGAACCGGTCTGTGCGCCCTACCGCCACTACCGGGTCTGCGGCGCGTCGCCGCCCAGCTCCGGCGGCATCGCCATTGCGCAGATGCTGGGCATCCTGGCCCACACGCCGATTGACCGGCTGGCCCCCAATTCGGTTGACGCTGTCCACATATTCAGCGAGGCCGGGCGCCTGGCCTATGCCGACCGCGAACGGTACGTGGCGGATCCGGCCTTCCAGCCCGTGCCGGTCGACGCCATGATTGCGCCCGGCTATCTGGCGCAACGCGCCGCGCTGATCTCCCCCACCCGGTCCATGGGACGCGCCGCGCCTGGCGACCCGGTGCCCGGCGGCCTGGTGCGCCTGGGGCTGGACGACACGCCTGAACTGCCGTCGACCACCCATCTGTCGATTGTGGATGCCGACGGCAATGCCGTGGCCATGACTTCGACCATTGAACAGGCCTTCGGCAGCAAGATCTTCGTGGATGGATTTCTGCTCAACAATGAGCTGACCGATTTTTCGCTGTCGCCTTCCGATCCGCAAGGCCGCCGCGTGGCCAACCGGGTCGAGCCGGGCAAACGGCCGCGCAGCACCATGGCGCCCACGATCGTTCTGGCGCCTTCCAACGATGGCCGGCCGCCCCGCCTGCGGCTGGTGGTCGGGTCGCCCGGAGGCAGCGCCATCGTCAACTATGTCGCCCAGACCATCGTCGCCAATCTGGACTGGGGACTCGACATCCAGGCCGCGGTATCGCTCCCGCACCGGGGCAGCCGCAACCGCGAGACCGAACTTGAAGCCGCTACCGGGCTCGATTCGCTGATTCCCGCGCTGGAAAAGCGTGGTCATCATGTAACCTTGCATGAGTTCCCCAGTGGCGTGCATGCCATCGCGATCACGCCCGATGGTGGGTTGCAGTCGGGGGCCGACCCTCGCAGAGAAGGCACCGCGTTGGGGCGCTAG
- the mdoH gene encoding glucans biosynthesis glucosyltransferase MdoH: MSVLPDDGASAAVPNDRKALARAYGPEMDAAGLVHVAPDGEACIAATPPMHRSSMVPEPWITNPLVRGWRSLRGKARAAKAGRDQSQEPRWKSAGRARRMCLLIAVIVQTVVATWYMKAVLPYQGGQILEIAILFLFALLFCWVSAGFWTALMGFLQLMIGRDRYSISGTAAEGIPINKSTRTAIVMPICNEDVARVMAGLRATYESVERSGELAQFDFFILSDSYKADTCVAEQRAWVELCKAVGGFGKIFYRRRRRRVKRKSGNIDDFCRRWGANYQYMVVLDADSVMSGECLKRLVVLMDANPEAGIIQSAPRAAGMDSLYARVQQFATRIYGPLFTAGLHYWQLGESHYWGHNAIIRLEPFIQHCALAPLPGKGSFAGAILSHDFVEAALMRRAGYGVWIAYDLPGSYEELPPNLLDELQRDQRWCQGNLMNFRLFLVKGMHPVHRAVFLTGVMSYLSAPLWFLFLALSTALLAVHTLTEPQYFVAPHQLFPVWPQWHPEEAIALFSTTAVLLFFPKILSVLLVWAKGAKEYGGGVKLFWSMLWEVLFSMLLAPIRMVFHTRFVVAAFLGMAVQWNSPKRDNNQTSWGEASRRHGLQTLLGLCWGALVAWLNPNFLWWMIPILLSLVLAIPLSVLSSRVALGKAAYRNRLFQIPEETHPPVELVHTKTYTQQNNTSLPSPGFADALHDPEVNALSAAMATGRHIPTALLAQSRAARVARALERGPETLPEPEKVRLLDDPVVLREVHRQLVLAQPKEGLAA, from the coding sequence ATGAGCGTGCTACCTGACGACGGCGCCAGCGCCGCGGTCCCGAACGATCGCAAGGCGCTGGCACGCGCCTACGGTCCGGAGATGGACGCAGCGGGCCTGGTGCACGTCGCGCCCGACGGCGAAGCGTGCATTGCCGCCACGCCGCCGATGCATCGCAGTTCGATGGTGCCCGAGCCCTGGATCACCAACCCGCTGGTGCGCGGCTGGCGCAGCCTGCGCGGCAAGGCCCGCGCGGCCAAGGCCGGCCGCGACCAGTCGCAGGAACCGCGCTGGAAGTCGGCCGGGCGCGCGCGCCGCATGTGCCTGCTGATTGCCGTCATCGTGCAGACGGTGGTCGCGACCTGGTACATGAAGGCGGTGCTGCCCTACCAGGGCGGCCAGATCCTGGAAATCGCGATCCTGTTCCTGTTCGCGTTGCTGTTCTGCTGGGTGTCCGCCGGCTTCTGGACCGCCCTGATGGGCTTCCTGCAGCTGATGATAGGACGCGACCGCTACAGCATCTCCGGCACGGCGGCCGAAGGCATTCCGATCAACAAGTCCACCCGGACCGCGATCGTCATGCCCATCTGCAATGAAGACGTGGCCCGCGTGATGGCGGGCCTGCGCGCCACCTATGAATCGGTGGAACGATCGGGCGAACTCGCACAATTCGACTTCTTTATCCTGAGCGACAGCTACAAGGCCGACACGTGCGTGGCCGAGCAGCGCGCCTGGGTGGAACTGTGCAAGGCGGTGGGCGGCTTTGGCAAGATCTTCTATCGCCGCCGCCGGCGCCGCGTCAAACGCAAGAGCGGCAACATCGATGACTTCTGCCGCCGCTGGGGCGCCAACTACCAGTACATGGTGGTGCTGGATGCAGACAGCGTGATGAGCGGTGAATGCCTGAAGCGCCTCGTGGTGCTGATGGACGCCAACCCCGAAGCAGGCATCATCCAGAGCGCGCCGCGCGCCGCCGGCATGGACAGCCTGTATGCGCGGGTGCAGCAATTCGCGACCCGCATCTACGGCCCGCTGTTCACGGCCGGCCTGCATTACTGGCAGCTGGGCGAATCGCATTACTGGGGCCACAACGCCATCATCCGCCTGGAACCCTTCATCCAGCATTGCGCGCTGGCGCCCTTGCCGGGCAAGGGCAGCTTTGCGGGCGCCATCCTGTCGCACGACTTTGTCGAAGCGGCACTGATGCGCCGGGCAGGCTACGGCGTGTGGATTGCCTACGACTTGCCGGGCAGCTATGAAGAGTTGCCGCCCAATCTGCTGGACGAACTGCAGCGCGACCAGCGGTGGTGCCAGGGCAACCTGATGAACTTCCGCCTGTTCCTGGTCAAGGGCATGCACCCCGTGCACCGCGCGGTGTTCCTGACCGGCGTCATGTCCTACCTGTCGGCGCCGCTATGGTTCCTGTTCCTGGCCTTGTCGACGGCGCTGCTGGCGGTGCACACGCTGACCGAACCGCAATACTTCGTGGCGCCGCATCAGCTGTTCCCGGTATGGCCGCAGTGGCATCCCGAAGAAGCCATTGCGCTGTTCTCGACCACGGCCGTGCTGCTGTTCTTTCCGAAGATCCTCAGTGTGCTGCTGGTCTGGGCCAAGGGCGCGAAAGAATACGGCGGTGGCGTGAAGCTGTTCTGGAGCATGCTGTGGGAAGTGCTGTTCTCGATGCTGCTGGCGCCCATCCGCATGGTCTTCCACACGCGTTTCGTGGTGGCGGCATTCCTGGGCATGGCGGTGCAGTGGAACTCGCCCAAGCGCGACAACAACCAGACGTCGTGGGGTGAAGCTTCCCGCCGCCACGGTTTGCAGACCTTGCTGGGCCTGTGCTGGGGCGCGCTGGTGGCCTGGCTGAATCCGAACTTCCTGTGGTGGATGATCCCGATCCTGTTGTCGCTGGTGTTGGCGATTCCGCTGTCGGTGCTGTCGAGCCGCGTGGCGCTGGGCAAGGCCGCGTACCGCAACCGCCTGTTCCAGATCCCGGAAGAAACCCATCCGCCCGTGGAACTGGTCCATACCAAGACCTACACGCAGCAGAACAACACGTCCTTGCCCAGTCCGGGCTTTGCCGATGCGCTGCACGATCCGGAAGTGAATGCCCTGTCGGCCGCGATGGCGACGGGCCGGCACATTCCAACGGCGCTGCTGGCGCAAAGCCGGGCGGCCCGCGTTGCCCGCGCGCTGGAACGAGGTCCGGAAACCCTGCCCGAGCCGGAAAAAGTCCGGTTGCTGGACGACCCGGTGGTGCTGCGGGAAGTGCATCGCCAGCTGGTGTTGGCACAGCCCAAGGAAGGATTGGCGGCGTAA